A window of Deltaproteobacteria bacterium contains these coding sequences:
- the lptC gene encoding LPS export ABC transporter periplasmic protein LptC — translation MYRWFIVLPISLLLSNLSCKPGDSTAGSPGEFSESADRFEISDLVLQEGDPENPTWKAYAKIASGGLDSTRVQNVVITHQVQNQGNTLTLKAPTGALSPLTHDAVLEQAVLEDGYHRTIVTQKLRYVRKEATIQGEGPIHIKAEGLELEAQSLNYSIADGRVLLKGPILGTITSPITRSR, via the coding sequence ATGTACCGATGGTTCATTGTCCTACCTATTTCACTTCTTCTTAGCAACCTCAGCTGCAAGCCTGGAGACTCTACGGCCGGGAGCCCAGGTGAATTCAGTGAATCCGCTGATAGATTTGAAATCTCTGACCTTGTTCTTCAAGAAGGTGACCCTGAGAACCCGACCTGGAAGGCTTATGCGAAAATTGCCTCTGGAGGCCTCGATTCAACCCGCGTCCAAAATGTTGTCATCACCCACCAGGTCCAAAATCAAGGAAACACGCTCACCCTCAAAGCTCCAACGGGTGCACTATCTCCCCTCACCCACGACGCGGTACTTGAGCAGGCAGTGCTTGAGGATGGGTACCACCGAACCATTGTGACCCAGAAGCTCCGATATGTGCGTAAAGAAGCGACGATTCAGGGCGAAGGCCCCATACATATCAAGGCAGAAGGCCTAGAGCTTGAGGCACAAAGCTTAAATTACAGTATTGCCGATGGTCGTGTTCTTCTAAAGGGTCCGATCCTCGGGACCATTACTTCACCCATCACTCGGTCTCGATAG